One window from the genome of Epinephelus moara isolate mb chromosome 5, YSFRI_EMoa_1.0, whole genome shotgun sequence encodes:
- the scpp1 gene encoding secretory calcium-binding phosphoprotein 1 — MKGTIIMFCLIGAVLANPISYSAVLESNELDSNSTESLSVSQSAENDTSEVQSSEQNSSNQSLSSESSESTSEDKTSEESNSQSDEDDSNSTESLSASQSAENDTSEAQSSEENSSNQISEESNSQSDEDDVSDSVEETRDDSMGSEENVRKGRVFASVMNDLSTEDNSSTEVTGHPDHLTLVENPTDSSDTTSDSADTTGIIGMNANNSSESTSSESNETSEASDSSDASNSAEDSNASDSAEDSNASDSAEDSNASDSAELEQIKTPECVNGTQSCESEEYFFQDIGDDAHHSVDLLMVPDEDERELHLRR; from the exons ATGAAGGGCACCATAATCATGTTTTGCCTCATTGGAGCAGTTCTTGCCAACCCA ATTTCATACAGCGCTGTTTTGGAATCAAATGAGCTCGACTCAAACTCG aCTGAAAGTTTGTCTGTTTCACaatcagctgaaaatgacaCCTCAGAGGTTCAG AGCTCTGAACAGAATAGCTCAAATCAA AGTCTGAGCTCAGAATCATCAGAATCCACATCAGAGGACAAG ACTTCAGAGGAAAGCAACAGTCAATCAGATGAGGATGATTCTAACTCG ACTGAAAGTTTGTCTGCTTCACaatcagctgaaaatgacaCCTCAGAGGCTCAG AGCTCCGAAGAAAATAGCTCAAATCAA ATTTCAGAGGAGAGTAACAGTCAATCAGATGAGGATGATGTG TCTGACTCCGTGGAGGAAACCAGAGATGACAGCATGGGCAGCGAGGAGAATGTTCGGAAG GGCCGAGTGTTTGCAAGCGTCATGAATGACCTGAGCACAGAggacaacagcagcacagaggtcaCAGGTCATCCAGACCACCTGACGCTGGTGGAGAACCCCACCGACAGCAGTGACACCACCAGCGACAGCGCAGACACCACTGGAATTATTGGCATGAATGCCAATAACAGCAGTGAGAGCACCAGCAGTGAAAGCAACGAGACGAGTGAGGCCAGTGACAGCAGTGACGCCAGCAACAGCGCAGAGGACAGCAATGCCAGCGACAGCGCGGAGGACAGCAATGCCAGCGACAGCGCGGAGGACAGCAATGCCAGCGACAGCGCGGAGCTGGAGCAAATCAAAACCCCGGAGTGTGTGAACGGAACTCAGAGCTGTGAAAGCGAGGAGTACT